Proteins from a genomic interval of Hemicordylus capensis ecotype Gifberg chromosome 14, rHemCap1.1.pri, whole genome shotgun sequence:
- the SF1 gene encoding splicing factor 1 isoform X6 has product MATGANATPLGKLHPPPPPPPGKAGYPLPPPGLVMQGPPPPPPPGPAQAQPQPAIPSLMAAAAFPFAALPPPPPPPPPPPPPPPQQPQPPPQQPPPPPPPQAQPQPQQGPQYGQYRFPSPPPPQMGHEQPPQHLHLHSQDDGGQAGAGNQDFPNKKRKRSRWNQDAMDQKTVIPGMPTVIPPGLTREQERAYIVQLQIEDLTRKLRTGDLGIPPNPEDRSPSPEPIYNSEGKRLNTREFRTRKKLEEERHNLITEMVALNPDFKPPADYKPPATRVSDKVMIPQDEYPEINFVGLLIGPRGNTLKNIEKECTAKIMIRGKGSVKEGKVGRKDGQMLPGEDEPLHALVTANSMENVKKAVEQIRNILKQGIETPEDQNDLRKMQLRELARLNGTLREDDNRILRPWQNTETRSITNTTVCTKCGGAGHIASDCKFARPGDPQSAQDKARMDKEYLSLMAELGEAPVPSSVGSSSGPSNPPLQSGPRPSGPGNNQPPPNRPPWMNSGPSENRPFHSMHGGGGGPAGPGGPHNFPHPMSNMGGHGGHPMQHNPNGPPPWIQPHNPPMNQGPHPHGPPGPHHMVPGQCASGLWGLSPPRKRYDAASDGYDAPAAPSAQWPASPASLWSSPPMAAAAAAASTPASQQQYSLAMAAK; this is encoded by the exons ATGGCGACCGGAGCGAACGCGACGCCGCTGGGGAAGCTCCacccgcctccgcctcctccgccGGGCAAGGCCGGCTATCCGCTCCCTCCGCCGGGCCTGGTGATGCAGGgcccgccgcccccgccgcctccgGGCCCCGCGCAGGCCCAGCCGCAGCCAGCCATCCCCAGCCTCATGGCGGCCGCCGCCTTCCCCTTCGCCGcgctgccgccgcccccgccgccccctcctccgccgccgcccccgccgccgcagcAGCCTCAGCCGCCCCCGCAgcagcccccgccgccgccgcccccgcagGCCCAGCCGCAGCCCCAGCAGGGCCCCCAGTACGGCCAGTACCGCTTCCCCTCGCCGCCCCCGCCGCAGATGGGCCACGAGCAGCCGCCCCAGCACCTCCATCTCCACTCGCAGGACGACGGCGGCCAGGCCGGGGCCGGCAACCAAG ATTTCCCAaataagaagaggaagaggagcagatGGAATCAGGATGCCATGGACCAGAAGACTGTTATTCCTGGCATGCCCACAGTCATCCCTCCTGGGCTTACCCGTGAACAAGAGAGAGCTTATATAG TGCAACTGCAGATAGAAGACCTGACTCGTAAACTGCGCACAGGAGACCTGGGCATCCCCCCTAACCCTGAGGACAG GTCTCCTTCTCCGGAGCCGATCTACAACAGCGAGGGGAAGCGCCTGAACACCCGCGAGTTCCGGACCCGCAAGAAGCTGGAGGAAGAGAGGCACAACCTGATAACGGAGATGGTGGCGCTCAATCCGGACTTCAAGCCACCAGCTGATTACAA ACCTCCAGCAACCCGAGTGAGTGACAAAGTGATGATCCCGCAGGACGAATATCCTGAGATTAATTTCGTTGGACTTCTGATCGGACCCAG AGGGAACACACTGAAGAACATTGAGAAAGAGTGCACCGCCAAGATCATGATCAGAGGCAAAGGCTCTGTGAAAGAAGGGAAGGTGGGGCGGAAAGATGGCCAGATGCTGCCTGGCGAGGACGAGCCGCTGCACGCGCTGGTCACTGCGAACTCCATGGAGAACGTGAAGAAGGCTGTGGAACAG ATCCGGAACATCCTGAAGCAAGGCATTGAAACGCCAGAGGACCAGAACGACCTGCGCAAGATGCAGCTGCGGGAGCTGGCCCGCCTGAACGGGACTCTGCGTGAGGATGACAACAG GATTCTGCGCCCCTGGCAGAACACGGAGACACGTAGCATCACCAACACCACGGTGTGCACCAAGTGTGGAGGAGCTGGCCACATTGCCTCGGACTGCAAGTTTGCCCG GCCCGGAGATCCCCAGTCAGCGCAGGATAAAGCACGGATGGACAAGGAGTACTTGTCTCTGATGGCTGAGCTGGGAGAGGCCCCCGTCCCGTCCTCGGTGGGGTCGTCTTCGGGACCTTCCAACCCACCCCTGCAAAGTGGCCCGAGACCGTCGGGGCCAGGAAACAACCAGCCGCCCCCT AACCGCCCACCATGGATGAACTCTGGTCCCTCGGAAAACCGGCCCTTCCACAGTATGCACGGTGGCGGAGGAGGGCCGGCAGGGCCTGGCGGCCCCCACAACTTTCCTCACCCCATGTCAAATATGGGAGGACATGGGGGTCACCCCATGCAGCACAACCCCAACGGCCCCCCGCCTTGGATACAGCCTCACAATCCGCCAATGAACCAGGGACCACACCCTCACGGCCCCCCAGGGCCCCACCACATGG TACCTGGGCAATGCGCCAGTGGGCTCTGGGGTCTATCGCCTCCAAGGAAAAG GTATGATGCCGCCTCCGATGGGTATgatgcccccgccgccccctccgCCCAGTGGCCAGCCTCCCCCGCCTCCCTCTGGTCCTCtccccccatggcagcagcagcagcagcagcctccacccCCGCCTCCCAGCAGCAGTACTCCCTTGCCATGGCAGCAAAGTGA